A genomic region of Myxococcaceae bacterium JPH2 contains the following coding sequences:
- the rpsD gene encoding 30S ribosomal protein S4, whose product MARYTASACRICRRENLKMYLKGDRCYTDKCAIERRPYPPGQHGQGRVKFSGYGVQLREKQKVKRMYGLLENQFRGYYHRASAAKGKTGENLLQQLELRLDNVVFRMGFADTRNEARQLVRHGHFQVNGRRVNIPSFSVKPGSAVEVVEKSRKVLRISEALETVDRRGIPQWIELDKKSFKGTVKTVPNREDLTMPIQEQLIVELYSK is encoded by the coding sequence GTGGCTCGTTACACCGCCAGCGCCTGCCGCATTTGCCGGCGCGAGAACCTGAAGATGTATCTCAAGGGCGATCGCTGCTACACGGACAAGTGTGCCATCGAGCGCCGCCCGTATCCTCCTGGCCAGCACGGCCAGGGCCGCGTGAAGTTCTCTGGCTACGGCGTGCAGTTGCGCGAGAAGCAGAAGGTCAAGCGCATGTACGGCCTGCTGGAGAACCAGTTCCGCGGCTACTACCACCGCGCGTCTGCCGCCAAGGGCAAGACGGGTGAGAACCTCCTGCAGCAGCTGGAGCTTCGCCTGGACAACGTGGTGTTCCGCATGGGCTTCGCGGACACCCGCAACGAGGCGCGCCAGCTGGTCCGTCACGGCCACTTCCAGGTGAACGGTCGCCGGGTGAACATCCCGTCGTTCTCCGTGAAGCCGGGCAGCGCGGTCGAGGTGGTGGAGAAGAGCCGCAAGGTGCTGCGCATCTCCGAGGCGCTGGAGACCGTGGACCGCCGTGGCATTCCCCAGTGGATCGAGCTGGACAAGAAGTCCTTCAAGGGAACGGTCAAGACGGTCCCGAACCGCGAGGACCTGACCATGCCGATCCAGGAGCAG
- the rpsK gene encoding 30S ribosomal protein S11 produces the protein MADETNTAAAPAGAEGEAPAAKKAKRKGKKSILNGVVHIQSTFNNTIITITDVSGNVISWSSAGARGFKGSRKSTPFAAQVAAGDAAAKAMEHGLKNVSVFVKGPGAGRESALRALAAAGLKINLIRDVTPIPHNGCRQPKRRRV, from the coding sequence ATGGCTGACGAGACCAATACCGCCGCGGCGCCGGCGGGTGCCGAGGGCGAGGCCCCTGCGGCGAAGAAGGCCAAGCGCAAGGGTAAGAAGAGCATTCTGAATGGCGTGGTCCACATCCAGTCCACGTTCAACAACACCATCATCACGATCACGGATGTGTCCGGGAACGTGATCTCCTGGTCGTCGGCCGGGGCGCGTGGCTTCAAGGGAAGCCGCAAGTCCACCCCGTTCGCGGCGCAGGTGGCCGCCGGCGACGCCGCGGCGAAGGCGATGGAGCACGGCCTGAAGAACGTGTCCGTGTTCGTGAAGGGCCCGGGCGCGGGCCGTGAGTCGGCGCTGCGTGCGCTGGCCGCCGCCGGTCTGAAGATCAATCTCATCCGCGACGTGACGCCCATTCCGCACAACGGGTGCCGTCAGCCCAAGCGCCGCCGCGTCTAA
- the rpsM gene encoding 30S ribosomal protein S13 has translation MARIAGIDLPPNKRAVISLQYIYGIGNTTAHKIIEAAGIDLATRTKDLTEEQTRKIRELIEANYKVEGDLRREVTMNIKRLMDLGCYRGLRHRKGLPVRGQRTHTNARTRKGPKRGIVRAKPAAPAR, from the coding sequence ATGGCTCGTATCGCCGGCATCGACCTGCCGCCCAACAAGCGTGCGGTGATCTCGCTCCAGTACATCTACGGGATCGGCAACACGACCGCGCACAAGATCATTGAGGCGGCGGGCATCGATCTCGCCACCCGGACCAAGGACCTCACCGAAGAGCAGACTCGCAAGATCCGCGAGCTGATCGAGGCGAATTACAAGGTCGAGGGTGACCTCCGGCGTGAGGTGACCATGAACATCAAGCGGCTGATGGACCTGGGTTGCTACCGGGGCCTGCGTCACCGCAAGGGTCTGCCTGTTCGTGGCCAGCGGACTCACACCAACGCGCGCACCCGCAAGGGTCCGAAGCGTGGCATCGTTCGCGCGAAGCCGGCCGCTCCGGCTCGGTAA
- the rpmJ gene encoding 50S ribosomal protein L36: MKVRASVKKICDKCKVVRRKGIVRVICASNPRHKQRQG, translated from the coding sequence ATGAAGGTTCGGGCGTCCGTCAAGAAGATCTGCGATAAGTGCAAGGTTGTCCGCCGCAAGGGTATCGTGCGTGTCATCTGCGCCTCCAACCCGCGGCACAAGCAGCGCCAGGGCTAG